A window of Campylobacter pinnipediorum subsp. pinnipediorum contains these coding sequences:
- a CDS encoding site-specific integrase, with protein MQNELILFRDEEGKPYSQTYLRTVQNQLSAILNHACRFYGLGSNVSTKVGKIGKARSSKMNFWTKDEFMNFSEVMKNRPKSYYAFQLLFLCSMRVGEVLALTPNDIKLDEKKIIISKSY; from the coding sequence TTGCAAAACGAGTTGATTTTATTTAGAGATGAAGAAGGAAAGCCATATTCACAAACTTATTTAAGAACTGTTCAAAATCAGTTGTCAGCAATTTTGAATCACGCTTGTAGATTTTATGGCTTAGGCTCAAATGTATCTACGAAAGTAGGAAAAATTGGCAAAGCAAGGTCAAGTAAGATGAATTTTTGGACAAAAGATGAGTTTATGAATTTTTCAGAAGTGATGAAAAATAGACCTAAATCATATTATGCTTTTCAATTATTATTTTTGTGTAGTATGCGAGTTGGAGAGGTTTTAGCACTAACTCCAAATGATATAAAACTAGATGAGAAAAAAATAATCATTAGTAAGTCATATTAA
- a CDS encoding AAA family ATPase — translation MKHYTIETPFDTLNRFIVENIIADKSISLIVASPKKGRTALGLNLALCVNAGIDFLEKKVRQTKVVYYCNELSRTVIQERVKKIEIPCLPSLKFYNGTSCVTFEEFEEMIEKNIQEGYKLFVVDTFSKIKYERNLMPMITTTLMK, via the coding sequence ATGAAACACTATACTATAGAAACTCCTTTTGATACATTAAATAGGTTTATTGTAGAAAATATAATTGCAGATAAGAGCATATCTTTAATCGTTGCGTCCCCAAAAAAGGGAAGGACTGCTTTAGGTTTAAATCTAGCCTTATGTGTAAATGCCGGAATAGATTTTTTAGAGAAGAAAGTAAGACAAACTAAAGTAGTTTATTATTGCAACGAACTTTCAAGAACGGTAATTCAAGAAAGGGTTAAAAAAATAGAGATTCCTTGTTTGCCGAGTCTGAAATTTTATAATGGTACAAGTTGTGTTACCTTCGAAGAATTTGAAGAAATGATTGAAAAAAATATCCAAGAGGGATATAAACTTTTTGTTGTAGATACCTTTTCTAAAATCAAATATGAGAGAAATTTAATGCCAATGATTACAACGACACTTATGAAGTGA
- a CDS encoding Arm DNA-binding domain-containing protein, producing MSVNKEKNGKCTVYVKYTDWQGKRKAKHKRGFITKREALEWEREFITSKSLDMNMKFETFVDIYMKDKKPRLKLNTFISKQYIIRDKILPYFKDKITSDIKNI from the coding sequence ATGTCAGTAAATAAAGAAAAAAATGGAAAATGCACAGTCTATGTAAAATATACAGATTGGCAAGGAAAAAGAAAAGCTAAGCATAAAAGAGGTTTTATAACAAAACGAGAAGCTTTGGAATGGGAAAGAGAGTTTATAACTTCTAAATCGCTAGATATGAATATGAAGTTTGAAACTTTTGTTGATATTTATATGAAAGATAAAAAACCAAGATTGAAATTAAATACATTTATTTCAAAACAGTATATTATAAGAGATAAGATACTACCATATTTCAAAGATAAAATTACATCAGATATTAAAAACATCTGA
- a CDS encoding tyrosine-type recombinase/integrase, protein MDILYGIKSNERFFSFSGPYLNKEIIRGAEMAGIKRIRVHDFKHSHVAYLIDLGFSPVVIANRLGHESIEITFNYAHLYPSKQIEVPDRLDNEMEE, encoded by the coding sequence ATGGATATTTTATATGGAATAAAATCAAACGAAAGGTTCTTTTCTTTTAGTGGGCCATATCTTAATAAAGAAATTATAAGAGGTGCAGAAATGGCTGGAATAAAAAGAATTAGAGTCCACGATTTTAAACATTCTCACGTTGCATACTTAATAGATTTAGGTTTTTCTCCAGTAGTAATAGCTAATAGATTAGGTCACGAAAGTATAGAAATAACTTTTAATTATGCCCATCTATATCCATCTAAACAAATAGAAGTGCCAGATAGATTAGACAATGAAATGGAGGAATAA